From Drosophila virilis strain 15010-1051.87 chromosome X, Dvir_AGI_RSII-ME, whole genome shotgun sequence, the proteins below share one genomic window:
- the tyf gene encoding putative uncharacterized protein DDB_G0293878 isoform X2 produces the protein MPQKMNNEQIGVSSISSTTLSSATSTTAAGNSSAAAAQLIKAISTGAATANANGNATATGTGNAKDKDKDTNIATLVTKIQAIIPDTPIVSIAAGTLSESTSTTTSTKTTPTPYFQEQLTTLMSHNVKLEQRPANDSSNSNSNSYDLSNKNNNSSQSASVLTQNHVPAGDKKSTNTNTNSNNSNNNNAAGSSTNSSIANAAHHNLNLTPLLSKSGQPAPEVIAAATALHQRRGATTKGKTQDDQNVGKRQKNKKTKYDAWEDSEINDLDDASLKKLLEEAYWYRNPGDRKNKSERFLQMLKKAEYDEANSYRAIKTCLTRNTSASSSTSSGYYGHSSSVGSGSNFGAHNSSSSYHTNHRTASQRHKQGGSLQDLVEATHRSELATTSSAAAAAAATQRFNCDYQLIGASSSSGGNSNTRANRRQQHNNSSNSNSNNQNSAVVGKKSLKNNNSNSSSVSVRQREGGSLPSSVNFEMANMDGKQKLAIGDEGVAGNANPNPNPNPNTVNASTSKGNRNNTGSSSSSLPSQLNETGNTVIEFDVDGNGDRDAAAADVGGAIGGGAIGGGAIGGGAIGGGAIGGGDGGGALTASQLFDEALEARNDKGMPNVAANQAMPLKCENQLDILKQQQQQQQQEQQQQQQQQPDGKDLGPVKEFLIDDPLHFSMLETSAKNQKLEQQQLPLPQYPPALASAVASGQFTLPLGEQKRKVDAGYVSLNDSYTACSSVFGLAGNFSSGSKSSSKGSGGGNSAELFGGADLRPAKIGRMMTAAAAAAVVASHGAKATTRQFDENGNALGDGYAAGNGTGSSNNNNNNSSSSSSSNNNNNSNGNGNNNNTSGGSSFTTLITTTLGSGGGSALTAPLQQQHHQQHQQHQQQQQQHHQQQQQQQQQQQQQRSNSVSTLLTTGGNTTTTAMAAAAVAASFNSQLQQVPGSAAAVAPPQPPTKLKSKKKSQQERNTTTVDVESVAGYRGKDPVEQLVKYIENDGSACAQQQQQQQQQQKKKERKKQNKLKKCNSLEELRSCAKMEVDELKRQSATTEMMRNKKGGKHNSASVADINKNCNKEQQQQQQQQQQQQQQQQPTAQQSQQTAAPRKSERRSWGTEELQYLGETPPALNDAKLNDSGNSSASNNCGDTPSSSQLGAAGAAAVAVAAAGTLPALELPTLARMSEMEALNTVLSETAEFHVVTKKKKPKKQRAVTMDDAAVAAAATTGGNLQRMQQITKSASSNMMSQRLRSNMDYYNNSSSSSNNNSNNNNYYAAHASYSNNSNKQQQQQQQQQQQAQQQHAATSSATAAATATAAAAAAAAVVAGGTQDNSRRKSTSSMPPSEKSDSSDLDSVHSLPIQTVKKKSNNKRVAVQAKHNNNNNNNNNSNKNNNNNNNNSSAPISYADIARNKREQLAHGHGEDSDAGGDAQGPLTPQSLLLIQDNKLKGKSKQRPDFPELPGAMAATITTATATATATGAAAAAALISYSQSLNKTAAPSDMEGNNSQEQQHQQQATAVATGTPAATVAAAATTTTAAAAAGTTAGSTSNLTIAGSGATAPPALQKSKSVEHDASSYSFNSSNLDLQYPALEKTVKRHSLNHVPLAANVATGYNFAAAAKQQQQQSDAKCSMEMTPSAAAGVAAAATTSGKAKCKPKELSPSSSNSSSSKNKEKFLSQKPSQSQDETCSPSALPVSFNLASGHSGGTITFKATAATQTEGAKKHSGGTAAAAVQTTLPPVGNRPAVIILNDDRDSKLGRLNNEFIFGDFNEDELKLFDDASDKESNEKQQPEQQLLQLDKEQQTTPTTASTATATDPPSCEQQQLQLLLNDSGTASDVVNSSACMDLLLISGQAAQSSPNAAINNSTNSCNNTSSSSSSNNNNSNSNNSNNINSSTSSTPSSSASCSTSASSSTLSSSIGNGNGNGGGAANQSNDSGIYGAANISNTIAAAAAIKDQVNHFLSKASASASASSNSHSHSHSNSSSCSSCHDEPLPMQQLETCNDIETAIIAAARAAAAAASSRSASCSRSNSLEQPPATQMGAAKTKSRPALYTNYGNADNPAAHDHNDDDDDVDNDDDDHDDDDDDDDDEEEQLHELSFMSDLKSDFVATAPLPLMPTPPTRQSLMSNTELIVDYISSSWNAIVNSKYVTFYNEQEEQQQET, from the exons ATGCCACAAAAGATGAACAATGAACAAATTGGTGTTTCATCAATATCATCAACAACCTTATCATCCGCAACATCCACAACTGCTGCTGGCAATAGcagcgcagctgctgcgcaaCTCATCAAGGCCATATCAACAGGCGCCGCAACTGCCAACGCCAACGGCAACGCCACCGCCACTGGCACCGGCAACGCCAAAGATAAAGACAAAGACACAAATATTGCCACATTGGTAACAAAAATCCAAGCTATAATACCCGATACGCCCATCGTTTCAATTGCCGCTGGCACGTTGAGTGAGAGCACCTCAACAACCACATCCACTAAGACGACACCGACGCCCTATTTCCAGGAGCAGCTAACCACCTTAATGTCGCACAATGTAAAGCTGGAGCAGCGTCCGGccaacgacagcagcaacagcaacagcaacagctatgACCTgtccaataaaaataataacagtaGTCAATCAGCCTCTGTGCTTACCCAAAATCATGTGCCGGCCGGTGATAAGAAAAGCACTAACACTAAcactaacagcaacaacagcaacaacaacaacgctgccggcagcagcaccaacagcagcattgCGAACGCAGCGCAtcacaatttgaatttaacacCGCTGCTAAGCAAATCTGGCCAACCAGCACCCGAGGTGATTGCTGCCGCAACTGCGCTGCATCAGCGACGCGGTGCTACCACCAAAGGCAAGACCCAAGATGACCAAAATGTGGGCAAGCGTCAGAAGAATAAAAAG ACAAAGTACGATGCTTGGGAGGATAGCGAAATAAATGATCTCGACGACGCATCATTAAAGAAACTGCTTGAGGAGGCCTATTGGTATCGCAATCCGGGCGacagaaaaaacaaaagtgagCGTTTTCTG CAAATGCTCAAAAAGGCTGAGTACGACGAGGCAAACTCTTATCGTGCGATTAAAACCTGTCTAACACGCAATACGTCCGCATCATCATCAACGTCCAGCGGCTATTAcggccacagcagcagcgtcggTAGCGGCAGCAATTTTGGAGCgcacaatagcagcagcagttatCATACAAATCATCGGACTGCGTCGCAACGTCATAAGCAGGGCGGCTCTTTGCAGGATTTGGTCGAGGCAACGCATCGCAGCGAGCTGGCAACAACGTcatcggcggcggcagcagcagcagcaacccaACGTTTCAACTGTGATTATCAGCTTATTGGCGCCAGTAGCAGCAGtggtggcaacagcaacacccgCGCCAATCGACGTcagcagcacaacaacagcagcaacagcaacagcaacaaccaaaacTCCGCCGTTGTCGGCAAGAAATCGttgaagaacaacaacagcaacagctcatCCGTATCAGTGCGACAACGCGAAGGCGGCAGCTTGCCAAGCAGCGTTAATTTTGAGATGGCCAATATGGATGGCAAGCAAAAGTTAGCCATTGGCGATGAGGGCGTGGCAGGCAATGccaatcccaatcccaatccGAATCCGAATACCGTCAATGCTTCTACTAGCAAGGGCAATCGCAACAACAccgggagcagcagcagcagcttgccCAGTCAATTGAATGAAACTGGGAATACCGTTATTGAGTTCGATGTGGATGGCAATGGGGATcgggatgctgctgctgctgatgtcgGCGGTGCTATCGGCGGCGGTGCTATCGGCGGTGGTGCTATCGGCGGTGGTGCTATCGGCGGTGGTGCCatcggcggcggcgacggtgGCGGCGCTTTGACAGCCAGCCAACTATTTGATGAAGCGTTGGAG gcCCGTAACGATAAGGGAATGCCGAATGTGGCTGCCAACCAGGCCATGCCTCTTAAATGTGAGAATCAACTGGACATtctcaagcagcagcagcagcagcaacaacaagaacaacaacaacagcagcagcagcagcccgaTGGCAAGGATTTGGGCCCTGTCAAAGAGTTCCTAATCGATGATCCACTTCACTTTTCGATGCTGGAGACATCCGCTAAGAATCAGAAAttggagcagcaacaactgccacTACCGCAGTATCCGCCAGCATTGGCCAGTGCTGTAGCTAGCGGACAATTTACTCTACCGTTGGGCGAACAGAAGCGCAAAGTTGACGCTGGCTATGTATCTCTCAATGATAGCTACACGGCCTGCTCGTCCGTGTTTGGCTTGGCTGGCAACTTTTCATCGGGCAGCAAGAGTTCATCCAAGGGCTctggcggcggcaacagcgcTGAGCTATTTGGTGGCGCTGATCTACGTCCGGCTAAGATTGGACGCATGATGaccgcagctgccgctgcagctgtcGTCGCCTCTCACGGCGCCAAGGCCACAACG CGCCAGTTTGATGAGAACGGTAACGCGTTGGGCGATGGCTATGCCGCTGGCAATGGtactggcagcagcaacaacaacaataataacagcagcagcagcagcagcagcaacaacaacaacaacagcaatggcaacggcaacaacaacaacaccagtGGCGGCTCCTCCTTCACAACGCTTATCACAACCACCTTGGGCAGCGGCGGTGGCAGCGCATTGACAGCCCCGctccagcagcaacatcatcaacaacatcaacaacatcaacaacaacaacaacaacatcatcaacaacagcaacaacaacaacaacagcagcagcagcagcgctcaAATAGCGTATCCACATTGCTCACAACTGGCggcaatacaacaacaacagccatgGCTGCTGCCGCAGTGGCCGCATCCTTTAACAGCCAATTGCAGCAGGTGCcaggctctgctgctgctgtagcgcCGCCACAGCCGCCGACGAAGCTCAAATCGAAAAAGAAGTCACAGCAGGAGCGTAACACGACCACCGTGGATGTGGAATCGGTGGCCGGTTATCGTGGCAAGGATCCCGTTGAGCAGCTGGTCAAATACATTGAAAACGATGGCTCGGCGTgcgcgcaacagcaacagcaacaacagcagcagcaaaagaaaaaggagCGCAAGAAACAGAATAAGCTTAAGAAATGCAACTCGCTGGAGGAGTTGCGCAGCTGCGCCAAAATGGAAGTCGATGAACTGAAGCGTCAGTCGGCCACCACCGAAATGATGCGCAACAAAAAGGGGGGCAAGCACAATTCCGCCTCTGTTGCGGACATCAACAAGAATTGCAAcaaggagcaacagcagcagcagcagcaacagcagcaacaacaacagcaacaacaaccaacagcaCAACAATCGCAACAGACAGCGGCGCCGCGCAAAAGCGAGCGTCGCTCCTGGGGCACCGAAGAGTTGCAGTATTTGGGCGAGACGCCGCCCGCATTGAATGATGCCAAGCTGAAtgacagcggcaacagcagtgCCAGCAACAATTGTGGCGATACGCCCTCCTCATCACAGCTGGGCGCAGCTGGAGCCGCAGCCGTAGCCGTAGCCGCAGCGGGCACTTTGCCAGCGCTGGAATTGCCAACGCTGGCGCGCATGTCCGAAATGGAGGCGCTGAATACGGTGCTTAGCGAAACGGCTGAATTTCATGTGGTCACCAAAAAGAAGAAACCAAAGAAACAGCGCGCCGTCACCATGGATGATGCGGCCgttgcggcagcggcaacaactgGCGGCAATTTGCAGCGCATGCAACAGATAACCAAATCAGCATCGTCCAACATGATGTCACAGCGTTTGCGCAGCAACATGGATTActacaacaatagcagcagcagcagcaacaacaacagcaacaacaacaactactatgCAGCACATGCCAGctatagcaacaacagcaacaagcaacagcaacaacaacaacaacaacaacaacaagcgcaacaacaacatgctgCCACATCGTCAGCCACAgccgctgcaactgcaactgcagctgctgctgcagcagcagctgttgttgctggcggcACGCAGGATAATTCGCGTCGCAAGTCCACGTCGTCTATGCCGCCCTCGGAGAAATCCGATTCAAGTGATCTCGACTCGGTGCACTCGCTGCCCATACAAACCGTCAAaaagaagagcaacaacaagcgcgTCGCCGTTCAGGCCaagcataacaacaacaacaacaacaacaataacagtaacaaaaataataacaacaacaataacaattcatCGGCACCCATTTCATATGCGGACATTGCGCGCAACAAGCGTGAGCAGCTGGCCCACGGTCATGGCGAGGACAGCGATGCTGGTGGCGATGCACAAGGTCCGTTGACGCCGCaatcgctgctgctgatacAGGACAACAAGCTCAAGGGTAAGTCCAAGCAGCGTCCCGATTTTCCAGAGCTTCCGGGCGCCATGgctgcaacaataacaacagcaacagccacagcaacagcaactggcgctgccgcagccgcagcgctCATTAGCTATTCGCAGAGCCTCAACAAAACGGCTGCGCCCAGCGACATGGAGGGCAACAACAGTcaggaacagcagcaccagcagcaggcaaCTGCTGTTGCCACTGGCACGCccgcagcaacagttgcagcggcagcaacaaccacaacagcagctgcggcggcaGGAACAACTGCCGGCAGCACCTCGAATCTGACAATAGCAGGCAGTGGCGCCACAGCGCCGCCAGCACTGCAAAAGTCTAAAAGCGTGGAGCACGATGCCAGCAGCTATAGcttcaacagcagcaatcTGGATCTGCAGTATCCAGCGCTGGAGAAGACAGTGAAGCGGCACAGCCTCAATCATGTACCGCTGGCGGCCAATGTAGCCACTGGCTATAactttgcagcagctgccaagcagcagcaacagcagtcgGATGCAAAATGCAGCATGGAAATGACACCgagtgcagcagcaggagtagcagctgcagcaactaCCTCAGGCAAGGCCAAGTGCAAGCCAAAGGAGCTGtcacccagcagcagcaacagcagcagcagcaagaataAGGAGAAATTCCTTAGCCAGAAGCCTAGTCAGAGTCAGGATGAGACATGTTCGCCATCGGCGCTGCCCGTTAGCTTCAATTTGGCCAGTGGCCACAGTGGCGGCACCATTACCTTCAAGGCAACAGCGGCCACACAGACGGAGGGCGCCAAGAAGCATAGCGGCggcactgcagcagctgctgtgcaGACCACATTGCCGCCGGTGGGCAATAGACCCGCTGTGATTATACTCAACGATGATCGCGACTCGAAGCTGGGCAGGCTCAACAACGAGTTCATCTTTGGCGATTTCAATGAGGACGAACTGAAGCTCTTTGACGATGCCAGCGACAAGGAGTCCAACGAAAAGCAACAGCCTgaacagcaactgttgcagctgGACAAGGAGCAACAGACGACACCAACAACGGCATCAACAGCAACCGCTACCGATCCCCCCAGTTgtgagcaacagcaactgcagttGCTACTCAATGATTCGGGCACTGCCTCCGATGTGGTCAACAGTTCGGCCTGCATGGATCTGCTGCTTATCTCAGGGCAGGCGGCACAGTCATCGCCCAATGCAGCTATTAACAACAGCaccaacagctgcaacaacaccagcagcagcagcagcagcaacaacaacaacagcaacagcaacaacagcaacaacatcaattcATCAACATCCTCAACACCATCATCGTCCGCCTCGTGCTCCACCTCGGCCTCCTCATCGACGCTGAGCAGCAGCattggcaatggcaacggcaatggcGGCGGTGCCGCCAATCAGTCCAACGATAGCGGCATCTATGGCGCTGCCAACATATCCAATAccattgccgccgccgctgccatcAAGGATCAGGTGAATCATTTTCTCAGCAaggccagcgccagcgccagtgccagcagcaacagtcacAGCCATAGTcatagcaacagcagcagttgcagcagctgccacgaTGAGCCGCTGCCCATGCAGCAGCTGGAGACGTGCAACGATATCGAGACGGCAATTATAGCGGCCGcacgtgctgctgctgccgccgcctctTCGCGCAGTGCCAGCTGCAGTCGCAGCAATTCGCTGGAGCAGCCGCCAGCCACACAAATGGGCGCTGCCAAAACCAAATCTCGACCAGCTCTCTACACGAACTACGGCAATGCCGACAATCCAGCTGCCCATGatcataatgatgatgatgatgacgttgataacgatgatgatgatcatgatgatgatgatgatgatgatgatgatgaagaggAGCAGCTGCATGAGCTCAGCTTTATGTCCGATCTCAAATCGGATTTTGTGGCAACCGCGCCGCTGCCACTGATGCCGACACCACCGACGCGCCAATCTCTCATGTCCAACACGGAGCTCATTGTGGACTACATCAGCAGCT CCTGGAATGCCATAGTCAATAGCAAGTACGTGACCTTCTACAATgagcaggaggagcagcaacaggaaaCTTAA